One window of Pseudomonas urmiensis genomic DNA carries:
- a CDS encoding sulfonate ABC transporter substrate-binding protein, whose protein sequence is MRTVFLRRGLVALFAAAVSFGAITQAQAQSLRIGYQKYGTLVLLKAKGTLEKRLAEQGIQVQWTEFPGGPQLLEGLNVGSIDFGVTGETPPVFAQAAGADLLYVAYEPPAPHSEAILVPKGSTIQSVKELKGKKVALNKGSNVHYLLVRALQDAGLKYADIQPVYLPPADARAAFERGSVDAWVIWDPYQAAAEQQLQARTLRDGKDLVDNHQFYLATRNYATQHPAVINTLIEEVRAVGEWSQANPQEVTDQVAPLLGLPADITLTSVKRQGYGAAPLTPEVVAAQQKIADTFQALKLIPKPLSIKDVIWTPPAKVASAP, encoded by the coding sequence ATGCGCACAGTCTTCTTGCGTCGCGGTCTGGTCGCCCTGTTTGCGGCGGCTGTGTCCTTCGGCGCCATCACCCAAGCCCAGGCCCAGAGCCTGCGCATCGGTTACCAGAAATACGGCACCCTGGTGCTGCTCAAGGCCAAGGGTACGCTTGAGAAGCGCCTGGCCGAACAGGGCATCCAGGTGCAATGGACCGAGTTTCCTGGTGGCCCGCAGCTGCTCGAAGGCTTGAACGTCGGCTCGATCGACTTCGGCGTCACCGGCGAAACCCCGCCAGTGTTCGCTCAGGCCGCCGGCGCCGATCTGCTGTATGTGGCCTACGAGCCGCCAGCCCCGCACAGCGAAGCGATCCTGGTGCCCAAGGGCTCGACGATCCAGTCGGTAAAAGAGCTCAAGGGCAAGAAGGTTGCGCTGAACAAAGGCTCCAACGTGCATTACCTGCTGGTCCGCGCGCTGCAAGACGCTGGCCTGAAATACGCCGACATCCAACCGGTGTACCTGCCGCCAGCCGATGCCCGCGCCGCGTTCGAGCGTGGCAGCGTCGATGCCTGGGTAATCTGGGACCCGTACCAGGCCGCCGCCGAACAGCAACTGCAAGCGCGCACCTTGCGTGATGGCAAGGATCTGGTCGACAACCACCAGTTCTACCTGGCGACCCGCAATTACGCCACCCAGCACCCGGCTGTGATCAACACCCTGATCGAAGAAGTCCGCGCCGTCGGCGAGTGGTCGCAGGCCAATCCGCAGGAAGTTACCGACCAGGTTGCACCCCTGCTCGGTCTGCCCGCCGACATCACCCTGACCTCGGTCAAGCGCCAAGGCTACGGTGCCGCGCCGCTGACCCCTGAAGTGGTGGCCGCCCAACAGAAGATCGCCGACACCTTCCAGGCGCTCAAGCTGATTCCCAAGCCGCTGAGCATCAAGGACGTGATCTGGACACCCCCGGCCAAGGTCGCTAGCGCGCCTTGA
- the ssuE gene encoding NADPH-dependent FMN reductase: MLVVSVGGSPSTRSRSGVLLERSRQWLQDRGVEVVTFQVREFPAEDLLHARFDSPQVRHFQDLVAQADGLVVSTPVYKASFAGALKTLLDLLPERALEHKVVLPIATGGSIAHMLAVDYALKPVLSALKAQETLQGIFADDSQIAYGEGNNPAQLADALQARLLDSLETFHSALARRPKPVAPGELNERLISARWSI, encoded by the coding sequence ATGCTGGTTGTTTCGGTCGGTGGAAGCCCAAGTACCCGTTCACGCTCCGGCGTGCTGCTAGAGCGTTCACGCCAGTGGCTGCAGGATCGCGGGGTCGAGGTGGTGACCTTCCAGGTACGTGAGTTCCCCGCCGAAGACCTGCTGCATGCCCGCTTCGACAGCCCGCAGGTGCGCCACTTCCAGGACCTGGTCGCCCAGGCCGATGGCCTGGTGGTTTCCACCCCGGTGTACAAGGCATCGTTTGCTGGCGCCCTGAAGACCTTGCTCGACCTGCTGCCGGAGCGCGCGCTGGAACACAAGGTGGTCCTGCCGATTGCAACCGGCGGCAGCATCGCCCACATGCTGGCGGTGGATTACGCACTCAAACCCGTGCTGTCGGCACTCAAGGCGCAGGAGACCCTGCAAGGGATCTTCGCCGACGACAGCCAGATCGCCTACGGCGAAGGCAACAACCCGGCGCAGTTGGCCGACGCGCTGCAAGCGCGACTGCTCGATTCGCTGGAAACGTTTCACAGCGCCTTGGCCCGCCGGCCGAAACCGGTGGCTCCTGGCGAGCTCAACGAACGCCTGATCAGTGCTCGCTGGAGTATCTGA